acaaaaaaaataaatgcttgTTTTAAACTCACAACTAAACAGTATTTCGTTGAGTGTAAATTCACCCTctttaaaggataaacattcgTTTTTTTTAGTGGTATTTGTTGGCTTTATTTTTAAGCTTAaggattaaataaaaaaaaatatcaagataaataaacttaatttaaattaaacataaacaaaagaacaaactaaataaatttatcatATAAAGAATCAGACTTAAATTATGTAGTTTATACTATACTCGTTCGTACctactatatacatatacatatacttatataatttaaatatattgtataaatatatttatgattttatatatgtatctatgtagatagatagatagattgatagattttattcaatattatttataatttaatttaatacataCGTACTTATGACGCTGATGATGTTGTAGTATTGTAGTTGTTTGGCCATAGAACTGGGCTATTGTTCCTTTGTAATCTCTCGACTGCTGCCTGTGGTAATGTtggtgctgctgctgctactgctgcCACTAGTTGTTGCAGTATTTATTACCGCTGCTGTACCTGCTGTTATGTTATTGGTATTTTTGCGCAAATGATTGCGCAACATTACCAGATTACGATTCAATTGTAAATTGTTGCTTAAACCCGCACCAGTAGTGGAGGCATTCAGTTGGCCACTGGCCGCACTTGCACTTGTTACATGTGGCAGTGTATTGCAGGTATTTTCATCGGTGGCTAGAGATCTTAAATAGTTTGCTGTATTACTACAGCCAGGTATAACGGCTGAGGCCACCGATGTGGTGGGCGATATAGCGCCACACAAAGTTTCTCCACTACTCGACATGGGCACGCCCAATAGCAGTTCATGGGCGAGTATGGTGGGCAAATGTTAAGTGCTATTTTTCATGGGACCCGAAGACAACGAACTACTGCTAACACCCGAATCACTGGACTTCTCGCTCAGACCTCCACCTCGTGTTAGAGTATCATCTGGCAGCAGACCGGTGCCCAAGAGACCCTTCTTACCTACTCGACTCGGTAAAGCGGTATTTGTTTTAAAGGGATTATCTTTCATTCTTCGTGCACTCTCTACTCGTTTCATAATCTCACTGGAACATTTCGTAACCACATCATCGAGGCTGTTGTTGTCATCGTTGGAAGTTAAGTTTTGTGTGGGTGTCTGAGAGGTGGGCACGGGTGATCCTTCGTAGCAGCCGGAGTCCCGGGGAAAATGTCGCCGACCAAAGGGCGATGCTCCATGCTTCTTGTTGATGTTGTTTAAGCGAGCCTCATCGTTTTCCGAACTGGAACCAGCAATATCAACATCTGAACCGGTTTGAGGGAAACTTAAAGCTAAAAAGAAAGAATTCAAGGAGAGTGTAAGCAACCTTTTTGTGgtaaaaaatcatttgtttaataagttatttgtttttatccCAAGTGAATCATTAATGTAGCGGCTATCCCCAGCAATTCGGGACTATGCTCGATATTGATTTCCACATACTTACGAACATCAATAATCGTATTCGTTATATATAATGAATAAGAACTGATGAAAGACCTAGTTTTACAACCGTTCAACTTTATTTAAGTCTTCGATAGAACGACTTCTAAGTGTAACATTTGCAAGGAAAGATAATTGATTACACAATAGCTTACAAAAGCGTTCGAAGGTAATGGTATTCCGAAGGTGACAGCTTCAAACAAAAGCCATTGGATACAACGCAAGGGTGAAAACTAATAGATATATGATGAAGTGTGCGTATGATTTGTAGTCTTCTGTGTTGAAGTCAGGATAAAGTCCTCAAGACAAAACTAGTGTCTGTCAAGCCGCAATATTGACAAACTGGGAAAATACTTACATCGTAATGATGCGGTAATGAGGCTGACAACAGATTGCTCAGAAAGAGTATGTACAATGTTGTAAGGAAGATATAACCGGAATACATTGAGAAGCACACTATACAACTCATGAATATTAAAAGGAATAAATTTCGAGGATAACAGCAGTGTTTACGGATCACTTGGACATCGATCTCTAACTgcctttaatagttttcatcGTTTCTGTGAtattattggatgtatgactttaAAATGCGATATTTAACACCGATTTAAACCGAtgtaacacattcaccataagttttggtGAGCTTGAGAGCACTTtctttcaaaaccgattccgacaatgattggattctataaCAACCCCGAATAGTCAACGTATtatttgaacgcggtttttgtttttaataacttctatgtcattttgaagggtacatatctgtcatttattcttacttagttattgaactcaaagttttttttttaattcgaaaatgtcgaattttacgACAACAGAGAAAGAAAAAGTGCCGCTCAAGCTCACCGatagctcaccaaagcttatggtgaatgtattacgtcggtttcaacgtgcaccgtttagaaatggtgattttcacAAAGATCGACCAGGCTAGCCAAAAAAAGTAtgaataccaagaattggaggcatttctTCATGAAGATTCTTTTCAATCTaaataagagcttgcaaaatcattgggagctacacaagaagaaatttcaaaacatttgcgatcAGCaacattcatccaaaagcagggaaattgggtaccatacgaattgcaACCGAGAGATCCTGAAAGACGATATTGCAAATATCCAtgtcgctaaggtaattctcagtatttggtgggagcaaaatgaTCCTATATATAattagctgctgaaatctgaccagaccatcacagggaacctgtaccgaacgcaactgattcgtttgaagagagcattgaccgaaacgccctgacatgaaaccgtaatattccatcattacaACGTTCgggcacatgttgcaatacctgttaaaaagtatttagaatgaagtggaagttttgcctcacccgctttatagtccagaccgtgccccgtccgactactatttgtttcgatcgatgcagatcgctctctctctctctgggatacacttcactttggaatagagtatccgttattggcttgattcgttcttggcctaaaaagatgagcagttcttttggctcggaatccatatgttgccagtaaGATGGAAAAACGTCATAACTAACAACGGCCAATACCTTGAAcgaatttatattatacaaatgtttcaaaataaaaactaaacatttaaaaaaatccggcatttttaatttatacacccaatataataAGAAGTTTTGGATGAAAAGTGTCGTAGTTGTCGTATTTAGAATTaaagaaatcattttcaaaaataacttaaagacaattacttaaagtatattttgaaaAGCTCGTTACAGCTTAAAGTTCAATGACTGCCCCAAGCaccaatattattaaacaatCAACGGTCTGTCTTTAatgattatttatatataattgtaCTAATGAACAATGAAatggaaaactaaaaaagaaaaaacaaaatcattgtAAACTTACTGCAATCCATATCATGTAAAAGCTGCACAGCTGTTAATAATTTGGCACGATGTTCTGGATTAACTATACCCAAGTAATCTAAATCAGCAGGTTCAAGCTCTTTAAAAAGTTCCAGGTCTTCGTAGCTAAAAATTGAAATACAGACgaaaaaacaacacacacatttacaaaatgtaacaaaataagATTAATGAATGCaaacattaacaacaaaaaactgaaagggatgattttagtttttttctttcgcCACCAcatatacacacatacaaattGCTATTAAATCAATATGAGAGTATGAGTGGACAACGCAATTTTACTCTGGAGTGCAAAAAACTCATTAACTTAcccatttaaaacaaatacggATGTGTATTCCTTTAAACCAATACGCATTAATAAATCCTCTACAGAGTGAGGACCATTATTATGATTGAGATGACGGACACCAGTGCTGTGAGCACCACTTAAGCTCTTGCCCGTCAGACCGGCCAAATTTTTACTATGCGAATGTTTTAAACGTTGATCTGGCAGCACTTCTACATTTATAAACTTAAAGTGACCTAAACGGCCATGACAACGACCCTTCCAAATGCCAGAAGCGTTCATTGACAACACGTCGATTATGTCACCTTTCTGCAAAGCATAAGAGGATGAAAAacgaaatacaaaaaacaaagttagtaaaataaataaaggtagcttaacaaaaaataaaaataaaaaaaaacaacaagaagcAAGTGCTctgtatacaaaataaaaggacacaatctatataaagtatataaacGTTTTAGCCTTGTATACTGTAGAATATATTTTCGCAACACCACTCTactattctttaaaaaatttacaatattttgccgATATACATATACTTATAAATTTACTACTATGTATAGTAATGGTTGTAAGTGTCTGCAAGGAAGTGTAAGTTTgtgtaatattttctatagcatcATTATCAATGAGATGAAAAGATGCTGGGAGTATAAAACACCCAGGCACACACAAATATTTTGCGTCTTTAGTACGGAAAGAACATCCATCATAAAGTCAATGAAGTATGATGGCTCAAAGaaggcaaaacaaaaaaaaatataaaaaaaatatccgtTTAAGTAGGATTTTCATAAGATGTATTATGTTCgagtatgtataaatatgtttgtatgtatggtTATTGCAAAGTACAGT
The nucleotide sequence above comes from Calliphora vicina chromosome 1, idCalVici1.1, whole genome shotgun sequence. Encoded proteins:
- the LOC135948653 gene encoding uncharacterized protein LOC135948653, whose product is MSSSGETLCGAISPTTSVASAVIPGCSNTANYLRSLATDENTCNTLPHVTSASAASGQLNASTTGAGLSNNLQLNRNLVMLRNHLRKNTNNITAGTAAVINTATTSGSSSSSSTNITTGSSREITKEQ